aaaaaatgaattaacataaattacagatggaaaagagaatccgtcgataattctgtcgaaaaaaatatttttttttcgtgGGAAAtggttacagacgaaaaatctgtctgtaactaaataaacaaaacacTGCGTTGTAACAGAGCTCTCTCCGCCGCCGCTCTTGTCGCCTTTGCTCCCTTAGTAAATTTCAGGTATAATCGGATTGTGATTTTAGTGCTTAGGGCTCAATTTTTCTGTGCCAATTTTAGGTTTATcaatttttctttgcaatttctatcTTCTTGTTGCTGTTGATGCTAATTGAGCTTGTTGTAGGTTTATCAATTATTTTATTATCAGCGAAGAAAGAGATTTTTTTTGTCGGTCATGTCTGCAGCGATTTGTGAAAAACTTAGCCCAACTCGGTGGAAACTCGGTGGTTGTTGTTGAATGGCAAAACTTGAAACGAAGCTCGGAATGATAGTTCACTTCATTGGTAACTTCTTCTCTGGCAAAGACCAGCTTCCCTTGTGTGACCCTGGTAACTTCTTTTAAACCCCAGTGCTATCTTTCTCCTGTCTAATTTGACATAAGACAGAAGTTAATAGGTCCTTTGTTGGTTCCATTATGCATTGCTACAGTTACACTGATATATAAAGTCTGATTCTTTAAATTGCACCTCTAAATGCAAGTGGTCTTGACAAATTTCTTAAATCAATAGGAAGAAATCCCTCATATGTTGATTTGGAGGTGAGTTAATATTCAGGACATATCTTGTAGTTTATTTCTCCTCAttaaaccaaattttgttgctttATTCTAATTATTTGAATGTGCTCTTGTTTGACACTTGACTGAACAAAAATTGACAAGAAGGGAAGGTAGAAGCTTTTCTTGTTTGATGTTACTTGCTAAGATTAAAGCTTCGCTATCTTTCACTTAAAATTTCTGAAGGTTTTGATAAATTTTACCACCAATAGAAGCAGGAGGCTAATCTGATTCAATCTGCTCTTATTGTCAATCATCTCTGTTTCCATCTCAATGTGTTCCTATCCTAAATAACATTGTTCATCTTTTGTTGTTTAGGAAGCTTGGAGACAAGATTGCAGTTTCTGGTTATTATGTGGTTATTTCGGACTTCTTTTACGGTGAACCCTATGATCCTCAGAATACTAATAGACCTTTAGGAGAGTGGCTAAAAGATCATGGAACGGTTAGTTCTTTTTAATGATTCAATATTATTCTTTGTTCATAACTttctttattgttattattacaattattgttattattacaaTAAAGTGGACTAAGGGTTTCAATATTGAAGATGTGATATCTATTCTTACCTCGATTATGATATATTTAACTTTGTTGTAATTCTTCTTGCCATCGTTTATGGTGCATTTGCAGAATCTTCCATACATCTTTTTCTATTAGACAGACACGACTTCATTCctttttgttattatattaacGGTTGCAAGTCCAAAATTACAATGCTTGCCTTGACATGCTTTAAATTTGCATTACATGAACTCTTGTGAAAGAGGGGGATATCTTGTACCAATTTCTCTTTTAGTCAGCTGTTCTCTCATTAGCATGTAACCCGATAGTTTTTTCCTTTATGTTCTGATTTGTAGGTTGGGGAAGATGTCGTGGGAGAACTAACCAAGTCGATGCAAAAAATTGGCTTGGATATGCGAGTTTCAGCTCTAGTCAGTACCACTAACCTCTCTTCAGGattgattaataatttttaatatatggACTTGAGAATGATGGTTTCAAGTTTGTGTTTGATAGAAAGTTTGGACTAATAAGGCTGTACACCAGACTAACTCGGTGATTTTGCATTAGGTTAATGATACCATTGGAACACTAGCTGGAGGCAGATTCTACAATCAGGATGTCATTGCTGCTGTGATCCTTGGTACAGAGACAAATGCAGCATATGTGGAACGTGCAAATGCTATTCCAAAATGGCATGGCCCTCTCCCGAAATCAGGAGACATGGTAAGTAGGTTATACTATTTATGACTGTCATTGTCTTGCATGTTAGAAATATCTTTACTTTACTGTCATACTAGAGCTAGCGTCACCATTTGCTGGTATAAAGCATGCTCTTATTACATGTAAATACTGCAGGTTATAAACATGGAGTGGGGTAATTTCCGATCCTCACATCTTCCTCTAACAGAATATGACGTAGCTCTAGATGCTGAGAGCTTAAACCCTGGAGAGCAGGTCAAGATCATCACGTTATAGTCATTGGTTTAAAGCTTTAACCAGCATGTGTAATTCTGTAATATTCTTCCACTATTGTTCACAGATATTTGAGAAGTTGATTTCTGGTATGTATTTGGGGGACATTGTAAGGAGAGCTTTATTGAAGATGGTTGAAGAAGCTGACTTTTTTGGAGATACAGTTTCCCCCAAGTTGAGAGTTCCTTTCATACTCAGGTATGCATGCTAGTTAATTATACTCAAGTATTACAAGAAGCTGTGCTGCAGAATTGAATATTAAACTAATAGTGCTCATGTGTTTCTATTTGTGAAACCGTTTCTTgcgttttatttttaattatgagTGTTTCTTAATCTAGTGTTAAGTTCTAAGCATAATTAGGGGCTAATAGTTTCTTCTATTTATGTCCACATAGAACAATTCAATGTATCAATTCTGCATAAAAGCTATATAAAAGCTAGTTTATTCTTActtatgtttattattattagaatCGAGTTTATTATTActtatgtttattattattagaatCGAGTTTGCTATATAAAAGCTACTGAATATTAATATAAATACTCTTCCATTGTTATAAAACTCgtttatttataatatataattatatatacacaTGAACTGAAAAAGATATAAGTACTTAAGTAGATAAGAAAAGATTGAGGACTTATGTACCAAATTGTGTTGGAGATTGATATAGTGGCAACACAGCATGGTAATAATCTGCATAGATGATATTTGTATTGGGATGAAGCACTTGAAGTCGATTCAGTTCAGCATAAAGTTGCTTGTAGTATTGAGTAAACTTTTTTAACCACTTCAAACAATCAGCTTCATCATATTCACTCTTATCTGAAGTTTCATATGTTGTCAAATACTTGAAATTGCATCCAAGAGGAAGGTTTCCAGGAACCACGAGAGTTTGAGCCCCCAAACTAATCAATTTCTGAAAATCACAAGAATCATGATTTTGCAACGGACAAATGTCTATTTTGCAGCGGACAAAAATAATATCTGATTTGCTGATATCGGTTTCAAAGGCTGAGAGACAAGAGGCCAGGCTGAAAGTGCGGCAAGACTCATTGAGACTTGGAAATGTTGGTGTAATCAGGTATGAGTGAAGAatagtaattttctttttatatatctttttttcttttgttttcttgatCTTCTCATTTGTTTGGCTATAATTGTAGAGCTGGAATTGTCTTATCTGAAACGTGGGAAGATGGTCAAGCATTAAAGGATCTGAATGCCCAAATTAGTAATTCTTATCACTAGTTAATATATATATTCCAAACTACTATTGTTTCATTATGCATATAACTAGTATTTTTTTATCACTAATTAATCTCTTTGACAGTTTTAATTACCAATTCATATGTAAACTAATCTTGACTCTAACAACAGCAAGTTGAGAAATCTAGAGAAGGGTCTTCCACAATACAAAGCAGCACCTTTGTTTGATAAGCTTGTGTTTGATAAGGTATGCTTTAAACTTAATCAATACTTTACTAGCAAGATAGAAAACTCATGAAAGATTGAATTAAAAAGTTAATACATTATTGGTTTGAATAATTGGTAGACAAAACAAGCATTAGGTGGACGAGTTCGAATCTTGTTATCAGGAGCTTCTCCTTTGCCTAGACATGTTGAGGAGTTTATGAGGGTCACTAGTGGATCTACATTTCCGGAACTCTAGGCTCTCACTTCATCGTCTTCACTCTCTTCAATCCTCGCCCCCCTCTCTCTGTAGAATCAGAGGGCCCAGCTTGCTCCATAATCATGTCTTGGCGCGTGCAGAAGATAAGGCCAGAGGTTCCTCCACTTCTTCCCAGCAGCAGTTCCAGGTTCTTATGGATACCCATTTATAGCAAAGTTTGTGAATTTGTATATTCGATACTGATTTGCATATTTTGAGTCAAGGGCACCTCAAAAACCAATGCAAGATTCAAAATTTCTGGAAAGTTTGTTGAATTTGAACCTAATGATATCAACTccacttaaaaataaaaataaaatattaaacctCCGTAAATGTGGCAAAGTTACATATCTGCTTCTTATAGCTTAGTGCTTAACTCATACTTCACGTATAAATGTTTTCAGGACTTACCAACTGAATCTGGAACTGTGATCCCCTATGTTCACTTGATGAAACAAGCTCACAAGATTTTGAGGACAGTTATAAGCCCAAGACTGATTTGCTCAAAGCTGTTGCGGTATTTGCAGCAGCTGCAACTGGGGCAATAGCAATTAACCATTCTTGGGTGGCCGCAAATCAGGTCTATCAATGTCCTCTTAGCTGAAATTCACTTGTGTATATTTCAGCATGAAGTGTTTGCATTTGGGAATATGTTTACAAGTTTGTGACCATGACTGCATGATCTTGCCATGGCATTGCTATTTGTAATAGGATATGTAGGCATCATATTTGAGGAATCTCTAGCTTTCAACAAAAGTGGAGTAGGACTTTTGATGGCTGTAAGCTTGTGGACTATAAGAAGTATTGGGGTAAATATCGATCACTTAGCTTTTATTACTTTTGAAATTATCAGTGAATTCCTTATGCATCTGTTCCTTGTTGTGCTTCCGAGATTTAGGTAGCTCATACAAGCTTTTGTTTTGCAATGAATAGGACAGAGACACTCAATATAGTTGGGACTGCTAAGTTTTTCAAGCCTGGTTCATATAGTTGGACAACATTTGCTGGTATTTCTGGCTATGCTGCTCCAGGTTACACCTTTTCCCTTATAACTTTGAAATGATAGTGATCAcatcatttttcacttgttttgtTGATTTAGTTTATATTTCATTTTTCTCTATTAAGATAATAAGATCTTTATATGGTAAATCTTTAAAATGGATTAAGCTTATGCAATATCTACTGTCTATTCTATATTAATGCTCTACACAGTAGAATAAAACTTGATTGTGCTTGTTCATATTGCATCAaatcaataatttttaaatatattgcCTTTTTCATTAGGACATTATGCGTGACTGAAACTTAATGCTCTATGATCACTGACGGAAATGCAACATCATTTTCAGCTATCAAGAAGAGGATGGAGAAGGATATTGATGAAGTTGGAAAGATTGCACATAGTGtcaaaacaaaaatagaagcTATAAAAAGAGATGTAATGAGACAAAGATAATGACTTGATGTTTTAGTAGATTTTAGTCCTGAAATTTCAAACATGAGGAATTTTTTATATGGTCTTGTTATTTGCATAACTTAGTATAGTTGAACAATACATTGAGTTTGTGTTTTgcattatagttgatgtatcaacacACTTTGATATATGGTTGTTActtattattatagttgatgatcaatatattttgtttatgttttgaattatatttacttgcttgtttatagtacttttcttttagtttgataatacgatgaatttgtttattttttaaaatattataaatattcgaatacaaattagataaaaatttgtattaaatttatatttattttgtatgaaaacaaggttattttgtaattagaaaaataaaaaaaattctattttaccttactgatggatttacagacggattttctgtctgtaatcaaagtgagatgattttccaaagttcaaattacagacagaaaatctgtcgaaaaatccgtctataattacagacagaaaatctgtcggaaaatccgtctgtaattacagacgaaaaatccgtctgaaaattcgtttgtaattacagacggaaaatccatctgaaaatccgtctgtaattacagacggaaaatctgtcggaAAGTTCGTCGCCGTCggaaaatggatggagaatttacagaggaaaaatccgtcggtaactagtaaaaatccgtcggtaattttccgacggaaaaaaaatccgttggtaaataatttccgacggggcttttacagagagacaaaatccgtcggtaatttcatcggtaaccaaaaattcgtctgcaataaagactaaatctgtctgtaaatctgtctgtattaagccattttctagttgtgtctTTCAGGGACAAATTTGGCTATTAACTCTTACAAAAATATACCGatagagaatatatatttaaagtacaaaaaaatgtgtactttttactaacgaagtggtACACGTCGATTCTTCATATaataaaattcatcgataatagaatctGTGTCAAATCTTTTAGCAATCTTCTTCTCAATGTAAATCAAAAGACAATTAGCGAAAAATtcatcttctattttgtttctgaATCTATTCTTCATAAtattcatagctgaaaaagaTCTCTCAGTTGTAACAGTTGAAACAGGAAGAGTTAATACCAAGCAAATCAAATGATCAATcaaaggatattttaaaaacttttctGTCTTCGTTAATCATTGACATAACTCCAAAATTGTGCACAAGTTAGTTAATTCAACATGATTAGGAGCATCAAGCTTATAATATTGAGCATGCATTTTAATGTGAAATTTCTCTTGGTCACTGAAGTCAACTGGATAAAACGTTCTACTAATTCACATACTTTAAGAAaagtaaaaaatagaatgaatacatttactttaattgatattattgaaaacTTTAGTGGACCCTCGGCAGTGCCAGTGAAGACGTGACAGCGTGACTCGTGAGGCTATGGCTTTGAAAATCAAAAGTATATGGACAGTTAATGAGCCGCAGGAAACTTGAAGAAAGAGAATTTAGTTTTaggaatttaatttttttttaattattatgttttatttaggTTGGGTTGgactttttactgttatttttttttaaaagctgGAGGAAGGGGGTCAGGTCTCCACTTGCTCTCCATGTATCTGTCTCTGGTTTCAGCGGCGGTAATTTTCAAGAGCAACAGAGACGACAATTCCAATGATGGTGGCCACGATTTTGAGCTTTCCTCTTGCTCTCTTGTTCTCTCGCTTTTTCGTTTCTTCTTTTCAATCTCTTTCAAATAAATGAGgttgttaatattattttttaatttgaatgttATGTTGCTGATGatgaattttttaatttgaatgttATGTTGTGTTGTGTTGTTATTGTTGATGGATTAAAATGAACAGATATAAGAAGAGGAATAGTTGATGGTAAtaaaggtggtggtggtggtgaacgGTGGGGTTAGGTTAAGAAAAAATATAAGGTATTTTTGTTCGAAAATATTGAAAGGACGAATTTAATATCAAATAAAACGTTTGGgtcgattttaaatccaaaataaaatTAGAGACGAATTTGATTTTAATACTAAACTTTaatttagggaccaaaacaatatttATTCCAAATATATAATCATACacaaacatatatatattaatatatttttaaaattaggcaaaataatttgattttttttattattaaagaaCAAAGTCAAATTTAGGGTGATATTGCAAGAAACTGTAGTTTACAAGATTTGAGATTATCGTTTGGAAGAAGTACAACACGCAAAGAATGTATTGCACTGACAATACACAGTGGGCATATTGCTTGTGTAACACACGTCCAATCCCTGTAAGTTCGTGAACACAGGTTCTGTTTGGTTTATATATGGGTGAAGACATAGACACAAATACACAAATATTGAAAACATATATATAAGGAGACACAAAATTTTTACTTTGTTTGATAACTATGCACAAGACAGAACATAAATGGCAAATATCAATATTATCCTtatctccaaaaaaaaaaagcatcacCACCGTCACTACTATTAAGGATAAAAGTGGAAAAACTTATGTCTTAGTCTTTGTATCTTAGTGTCTCAATAAAGTGACAATACACAAATTTTATGTATTTGTGTACTAATGTATACCACCCTGTCTTTACttattttatgtatttaaaaACTAAACATAAAATATGGGTGTGAGTGTGTCATCGTATTTCAAAATTGGATGGACACACCTACTAAACAAACACTGCAACAGTGTACTAGCACTCTTTCTCTTTTTAATATATATGCTTCCTCTCTCActcttattttcaatttcaattagatTTACACACGCGCATtgtgcaaaaataaaataaatatatattttatgaaatatataaattaattttaaatttaataattataaaattaaaagatttaTACAAGAAAAAAAGGTGAGATATAAATAATATAACTAATGAATACAATtagaccaaaaataaaaaaactaaaaaaaattacaaaagacATTATATATTCGTGTTTTACGAATTTATCACCTAATACATTTGTTTAACAAACTAAAtagtataataaaaaattaagaggCACAATATTGCTATTCTCATCTTAAAAAACTGCAACTATCAGAgtccttttatattttttaacagATGTGTGTCATCTACTTGTACGATTGGTTTGTAACTTCTTAATGCTCTAATGTAAGGATAAAAGTTCCAAAACACTCGTATCATTATCCTAATATTCTCGACCGTTTCATTCTCTCGGTATGTTAGTGTAGTTTCGATCTCGACTGCTATTGATGGCTCTTTTTGTACCATTGCTTACCAAAAATTTTCGCAATTGCCATTTACTTAGACAGTCATGTTTTGTAGTAACTTATTgtataattgaattttaattgcACTTCAACAATCACATATTTCACATTTAAAAATGGACCCGCTTCAACTAATGGTTTTATCACCTCTGCAATCATGTCTGAATTCAGCTTGGCAAAATCTTGAGAAATGATAATTCTAGTGCATGTGTGACTACCATTGTACTGCCTTATAACCTAACAAAACTTTCTTTTAATAATAAGCCTAGCCATGATAAGTCAATCGCAACTTGTTTTATATTGTACACACTTTGCATAAAATGTAGTTAGCTCAGATTCACACTCCTAATAATTCATACCTCTGCAaatgatataatttttaattGTCACAACCACAGTTTCTCCAGAACTAAACTCCATGTCAATAATAAATTTACTGtttacaataataataaagtctcaccaataacaacaaaaaaataattcTTCAATATTACTATAggattcaataataataataataataataaaaagactaCTTATCTATATTAACATACTCAAAAAATTCTAGTGCATTTATAGTGTCCAGATTCAAAATGTGCATAAAAGAAGCCTCCCCAGATGGATATGACTTGCTAGTGAGTTTACCACATTTGCAACATCAGGTTCaactattataatttatatcatcTTCATCCACATCAATATGATAAGTGCCCTCAAATTCGTCTTTGCTTTCAGTGTTATAAACCATCCAGTCGATGTTAGGCTCTGATAAATCAACTTCGAAtaatttttcaaactcaacatataGCTTGATAACTGACATTTGTATTCATGTTTGTTGGTAGATCGAAAACATCCCTTGCATACCTGTTTCGTCAGCCACATATATTATTTGAAACTAAACGAAACCACCAAATACTAACACAGACTGTCTATAAAGAATATGTGGCTCTTCTTCATATTTAATTATCAACACATTTATAAAATATACTCTTAAATTTCTCATATGTTATTGCAAAAAAGAATAACATCACATGAATTATTGTTACATATAAAATTTACACATGTTTAAGAAAAAATTTGAgcattataatatatatatttttaaactaaCACCTTTATGCATTTTTATACATATATACTTTCACACTCTAAAGGAAAAACATTCTCCCACTCACACTCAACCAAACATATCCGTTCTTCCTTTTATAATACCTCAGTTATATTTTCTTAATAAGAGAAATACAATACATTCCTTATGTAATATCAATACGCCCCGTATATTGACAATACGCACTTTCcgtatattatatatttaat
The DNA window shown above is from Arachis ipaensis cultivar K30076 chromosome B08, Araip1.1, whole genome shotgun sequence and carries:
- the LOC107612544 gene encoding hexokinase-2-like isoform X1; this translates as MAKLETKLGMIVHFIGNFFSGKDQLPLCDPGSLETRLQFLVIMWLFRTSFTVGEDVVGELTKSMQKIGLDMRVSALVNDTIGTLAGGRFYNQDVIAAVILGTETNAAYVERANAIPKWHGPLPKSGDMVINMEWGNFRSSHLPLTEYDVALDAESLNPGEQIFEKLISGMYLGDIVRRALLKMVEEADFFGDTVSPKLRVPFILSGQK
- the LOC107612544 gene encoding hexokinase-2-like isoform X3 yields the protein MAKLETKLGMIVHFIGSLETRLQFLVIMWLFRTSFTVGEDVVGELTKSMQKIGLDMRVSALVNDTIGTLAGGRFYNQDVIAAVILGTETNAAYVERANAIPKWHGPLPKSGDMVINMEWGNFRSSHLPLTEYDVALDAESLNPGEQIFEKLISGMYLGDIVRRALLKMVEEADFFGDTVSPKLRVPFILSGQK
- the LOC107612544 gene encoding hexokinase-2-like isoform X2, yielding MLIWRKLGDKIAVSGYYVVISDFFYGEPYDPQNTNRPLGEWLKDHGTVGEDVVGELTKSMQKIGLDMRVSALVNDTIGTLAGGRFYNQDVIAAVILGTETNAAYVERANAIPKWHGPLPKSGDMVINMEWGNFRSSHLPLTEYDVALDAESLNPGEQIFEKLISGMYLGDIVRRALLKMVEEADFFGDTVSPKLRVPFILSGQK